A genome region from Lentimicrobiaceae bacterium includes the following:
- a CDS encoding 16S rRNA (uracil(1498)-N(3))-methyltransferase — protein MANETVFYTAYPIVDNIVCLDETESAHCVRVLRYKNGDEILLINGIGDIIKGTVADANSKKCVINVSSVSSAPNIGAKLHVAIAPTKQNDRLEWFVEKAVEIGISEITPIICEYSERRKTNPQRLQKILISACKQSLRPWFPIINDEIKFKDFIINNANHAQKLIAYIDSEPLPHIYKSVIPNEDLLIIIGPEGDFSPDEIKYAKQYGYKLVSLGDARLRTETAALYATSAFNIINHK, from the coding sequence ATGGCAAACGAAACTGTTTTTTATACTGCCTACCCTATTGTTGATAATATTGTCTGTTTAGATGAAACCGAATCGGCTCATTGTGTTAGGGTTTTGCGATATAAAAACGGCGATGAAATACTTTTAATCAATGGTATTGGCGATATTATAAAAGGCACTGTTGCCGACGCTAACAGCAAAAAATGCGTAATAAATGTTAGTTCGGTCAGCAGTGCCCCTAATATAGGGGCGAAGTTGCATGTTGCCATTGCTCCTACCAAACAAAACGACAGATTGGAATGGTTTGTCGAAAAAGCTGTAGAAATTGGCATTTCGGAGATAACACCTATTATTTGCGAATATTCGGAACGAAGAAAGACAAACCCCCAGCGATTGCAAAAAATACTTATTTCGGCTTGTAAACAGTCGCTACGACCATGGTTCCCAATAATTAATGATGAAATTAAGTTTAAAGATTTTATTATTAACAATGCAAATCATGCACAAAAACTTATTGCATACATTGATAGCGAACCTTTGCCACATATCTATAAATCGGTAATACCTAATGAAGATTTGCTTATTATAATTGGTCCTGAAGGTGATTTTAGTCCCGATGAAATAAAATATGCCAAACAATACGGTTATAAATTAGTGAGTTTGGGCGATGCACGTTTGCGCACCGAAACTGCAGCTTTGTACGCTACTTCTGCTTTTAACATTATTAATCATAAATAA